The Lolium rigidum isolate FL_2022 chromosome 1, APGP_CSIRO_Lrig_0.1, whole genome shotgun sequence region TTGTAAGCTATTTGGAAGGCTGTTTTTGGGACGTGCAAAATTAGGTACAACTTGGAGCGGCTCAGGAAGTCCGCGCACCGTCGAGGCTACGGACAGCATCACCATGTAGGCGTCCACGACCGCTCGACCATGCTAGTGTACTACATCAGGCCGCTCATTGTCAAaggggcaggggcgccggcaccagCTAAACAAGAGCAGCACACTACCTGTCGACTATCGTGGCCGTGGCTAGATGTACAATCGGAAACTGGTTGCCGACGAGCTACAAAGCAACGTAGTTGGTCTAGGATTTCCATCATCGGAACTTGTACATAAACGGACACGGAGAAGTGTAAAATTCATGCAAAGCTAAACTTTCATACAAACGGCCGTGCAACCGAAGCTCTGTCCCGTACTTCACCCACATGGCGATACCGGCGGCATTCTCTGGCTGCTACTGCTCCTCGTACTAGCGCCGCTCGCGGAGCTACTCTATTACCTCGTTCCGATTCCGCCGGCTCCAACATGGTAATGGGGACAGAGTTTGTGGCATGGGGTGGCAGGGCAATGGGGCTCGTCCCCTCCCCCAACGTGCACGTCAGCGAGATGAAGGCGGATGTTGACAAAAAAATTGACAGCTCGGTCCCATGTTATATTTTTGAGGGAGCCCAGTCCCATGTTCGGGGAATGTCAGAGCGCTGGCAAAACCAGCTTCCAAAGCAGCTTACCCGATTCTAGGGATCAATTGCCTCATTTTACATAATTGTCGGATTTAAAGATACCAGTTTAAAGTTGAGGAGTTACTGtccaaaatttaaaatttataagggttACATAGATTTTTTGCAGTAACTTATCGTGGTGGGGTgaggggggggacaccggagcaaggCTCGTTTTGGGATTCTTTCTTTTGGGAAGCGATGAAGGTGGGAGGCCGCGGATACGTGGAGATTTCTAGAGGAGACAAATAGGTCGGCACCGCTTTGACTGACCGGGGCCATGAAATTACCGACCATCACCAAAAAATAAGTCGGTGAACTTTTCCTGATATGAAGCAAAATCAGGGAGGCACTGTAGACGGAAGGTTAGTGTAGATGTGAACAGTGCAAAAGCTGATTTGGCACCGCTAATAGCACAGCAAAGGGCTGTAGCTTTGATATATAGTATCTATTTGGGAGCATCAGCGCTAGTGAGCTTGTTTATTAAAAAACTCGAAATATCAGTTTCAAGCTttcgaaaattttgaaaaaatctaGATGCAATTAATGATCTATTCTACTACTGTGCAAAAAAATATGTATATATTCTAGGCTCATCAAAAATGACAATTGTGCAAAATTTTGAACCTTTTAAGATTTGTTAGATGTTCCCGTTGTCATTTTTTCTTAGTTTGGATTCAAATTCCGTAAATGCTTGCAATGTACATAGTTGACTACATTAATAATTTGTTTGAATATTTTGAAGTTTAGAAATCTCGCTATCGAACTTTCAAATATCAAGATCACTATTTCGGTATTTCCTAAGCTAACAAATGTTTTTTCCCTCTACCGCATATCATTTTAAATGTCAAAGCTGGTGGCCCAATCATGGCCGTATTAAAAATTGTAATGCATTAAATTAAATGGTACTGGTACTTTCTCGTTACTTAGTTATGGAATCTTAATGGTAAGTTCTCCATGCAGATTACGGCCTCTCCTCTCTTATGTTAGTCATAGTGCGGATTAACCTAGTGTACTCGCATGCATGATATTACTTGTATTGTAAAGACAGATTAAGATATATTGTTTTCTTCTAACCATTTATTTTATACTTGGAACCTTTTACTATTTATCTTTTACAACCTAGCTGATTCGAATTAGGTATCTAACCATGGAATTGAGACATCTGTGATGGATGCAATGATGAATGTATCGAGAGAGTTCTTTCGGAAGCCAGCTGAAGAGAAGCAGAAATACACCAGCCTAATTAACGGCGAGCGATTTCGGGTGCAAGGGTACAGAAACGAGCTGGTGAAATCCGACGGCCAGACTCACAACTGGTCCCACCGTTTATCTCTGCAAATAGAGCCGGAAGACGGGAGAAGTCTCCACCTTTGGCCCAACCATCACCTGAGACATAACTAGAGGGAAAATAAATCACTTTCTAATCATCAGACAGCTTAAAGACTGAAATATCTAATTATTTCCATTCATAAATCATAAAGAACACGGACCACTAAACTGACACATTCATGCAAGAATAAATATAACAAACATAAGATTATAAAGATGTAAGAAGGTGGTATAAATAGAGTGATAAAATAGCAAATACTGCGCACAAATAACTGGTTCAAATTAAACCTTTCTACTCGCTCTGGCTGCAAATGTTGGTCATTTGGGATATTGGTAGCCTTCcttcggcctctgcatcaatagatggcaCGCATCCATTTATTTAAAACTAGGTGGTCAAAGTGACATATGCACCATACCATTATCTAAATATGTGTTGCCTCAAATAAAATATTGCAAGAGAATATGAAATGGGAAACCTAGTTTACTAATTTAATGTTGATGATGATGGGTTTTTCTACATGGCCATATTCATGATATTATACTTGGCCCATTCACAATCAGGAGTATTATTCTTTGGATTATCCATTATTTGAAGTGATCAAGTTCCAAGTGTAGGGTTTAACAGAATTGCGGACTACATGTCTACAATCTAATTGCATGAAAAGACATATTTACAAAGCAGAATATTGCGTTAGAAGCAATAACAATGGTTCAAAATCTTTCAGAAAAAATGCCGGTATGTTGCTTAATCAAAACATTGGTCAGGGTCTTCAATATATTTGTTCTGCGGAAAAGGGTCTTCAATATGTGATTGCTATTCTACCCCACTATTACAAAATAATGGGCAATTATAAATTTGTGCAAAATTTACTCTAAATAACAAGTAATGGTCTTATTTGTAAGATTTTTGAAACTGCTCGTATAAACTGCTAATATAAGAAAGTTATCTTTTATCTAAACATTTATTGATCATTCCTACAGGGATGTACTAATTGAGTACTCGTCAAAAACGAAGgcaataagagatcttatcctgggAGCAATGGCAAATCTTCTAAAGCTTGACGAGAATTACTTCACTAATAGATTCACAAGCAAGGCCCTGGCACTAGCGAGGTTAGGCTACTACCCTTCCTGTCCAAGACCCGACCTTGTTTTGGGCTTCAAACCTCACTGTGATGGTGGTGCACTTTCAATCCTTTTCGTTGAGGAGCACACCCGTGGCTTGCAAGTCCTGAAAGATGGAAAATGGTACGATGTTCTATGCGAGCCTTACACATTGTTGATCAACATAGCCGAATGCATGGAGGTAGGCACCTACTAGGCTACGAATAGAagttactctctctctctctctctctctctctctctctctctcactctctctcttgaATCTGGAAAAATTATATGCATATCCTAGCCTTGAATCACTATGCAATTTCTGACGCAGATAATGAGCAACGGTATCTTCAAGAGCCCAACACATAGGGTCCTGACGAATGCGGTCAAGGAAAGGTTCTCAGTGGTTATATTCTATGGCGTGGATGAGGAGACAATGATCGAGCCAGCGCCAGGTTTATTGGATGAGAAAAGACTGGCGAAATACAGGAAAGTGAAGAGCAACGATTACTATGCTAATGTCTTTGGACAGTTCCGCCAAGGGAAAACAATCAAAGACACCCTCAAAGTTTAACTCCTGCGGTGATAACTTGTTATATGCATAATATGTACGATATCGTTTGTGAGTGTGGACTATACCTATTACGGTTGTAATGATTGTAATTCCTAAGACACCTTTTTCGCGCGTACTCTTCCTTATGCAGCAACCAATTTGGAACCCTGCGTGGCCATCCAAGGACGGTTTAGCTTAAACATTTCACAGCTTTGTAATAAACGACTATATGCATGATTCCgtgcatagtttgtgtgaagtttcGAGGATTCTTCTCTTCTCGTTTTCACCTACTCTATCCAATACATTCTTCCTAGGAAGGGAGTAGATCGACTGTTCATAGATAGTGTGAGAGAGTAGCCTAAGTGTGGAGTTCTGTGGTGTTTCTCTGCCCTTTGCCGCTTGTGTGCAGGGTATGGTCCTGTACattattattttttcttttttgaaacaaggtaaaccctttgccttttatattAAGTAGGAAATTTGCCCGAGCGTTGCTACAGGTTGATATTTAATTTTGAAGTCATGCAAATTTAGAACTTGAGATCAGTTTTTTCATTGATGTTGGTGGGACGTctttgtaagagcaagatctatgatccttgttttgtgtgtttgataacaacactcgaacaattctaaccgtgcacaaagattatctttgatggatttgtaggtgtacgcggtgccctcgctgaacacactatgatcggaagattgaagcgtagatcttaggttttctggttttgtgtgtgtgtcgtgaggtaacatggtaggagaggaaaagaggaaaaagttgttttagccatagcggtactaccggtaccagcagcggtagtaccgctaccctacaggTACCGCCCaagataccgctctgaggattgcataTGGAAATGTCCCACAGAACCCgttacggtaccatgagcggtagtaccgcttgagagcggtagtaccgcccacggtaccgctcaagtaccgtaacgcgttacggtcgtaccgctgtggtaccgcttcggtaccgctttgagtccagtaagctttggaccctgttgcggtacctcgagcggtaccgcaagcggtagtaccgtagTGTGTcaacgtggacaagttctgtggggattcgaactcagagcggtagtaccgcttccagaagcggtagtaccgcttaggcaaaaacagcaggtaacggttggatttggagggacctatataaaggccccttcttctccagctcgccctagctcttctctctctctctcctccattgttgctgagctcaaaattgaggggatctcctcatccacccaaccaatcttgctcatactttgagaggtggtggaggagaccccgatctatcattctaccgagagaaagttcatcaattcgtggtagtccttagtggatcttggtgttagggttccttggtggaagagcttcttggtggagcactggaagagtttcttggtggagcactggaagagcttcttggtggagcattggaagggttcctttggtggagcattggagatgggttcctatggtggagcattggagatgtgcagctatggagtctagcttggtgatgtactagctccatagggtgttgggagcatccttgtgtgtggagctcgccccaaccttgtgaaggaatcaccgcctcgaccggtgccttagtggaagagggagagcacctcgatccgtggagctctctcgaggaagaaggtgaggccttccttcgtggtgtggccgtctagtctcttgtgtgagactagcacctcctcaacgcagacgtacttcctgttgtggaaggaactgcggtaaacaaacctcgcctcgcctccgcgccctccggttgtctcgctccttactctcacTATCTTGttgtttcctttacttgttgcacatgtcctagcatcattgtaggaacaccgctattgctaaagttatcacctttaccttccgttgcgctaaaattgaaaaaggttaaaacttgccgtagtgccattcaccccccctcttgttcgctacgatccatttaagtggtatcagagcaaggttttcttgctcgggctttaccgcctaagaaatggccgaacaagaggtggttgtgaatggaatccttccccgtgagcaatcatctccatcatcaagtgCCGATAATACCCCGGCTACTTtgaatgacctcaagaaattggagtcatccattgtatctcaattgaaggctatgatgatggagttgattactccaaaaTCAAACCCCATCATAGACACTAAGAGAGGTGTCAATGTTTCTCCATCACAAGTTAACACTTTTCCTTGTGTTGAGATTGTTGAGCAATCAACAAATTCACATCGGGAAAAGGATCTTGGGGATGTTGAcacctcatcaaaagggaaggatgcaTCTCCACCAAGTGATAATGAAGTAAATGTTCCAATATCCATGCCTTGCATCTTGACGCATGGTCCACCACCATTACTTGAATCTAATAGCTTTGGTGATTGGAaactcttaatgcgttctcatgtgcgcagcacctctaccgagctttggcgtatcattgaaGAAGGATATTCACCACAAGACCCcatgaacttgacaagaagggaagtggtggaccaccaactcaacgccatcgccatcgacatgattcacttggccatttctcccaaggaccgcgctcatatccactcgctcaagaccgccaaggaagcttgggacgaacTTGACAAGCTTTTCCTTGGAAATGGGAGTATCCAATGCTCTCATATTAGTGAAGTGATGGCCAACGACTT contains the following coding sequences:
- the LOC124660662 gene encoding protein SRG1-like, which produces MVMGTEFVAWGGRAMGLVPSPNVHVSEMKADVDKKIDSSVSNHGIETSVMDAMMNVSREFFRKPAEEKQKYTSLINGERFRVQGYRNELVKSDGQTHNWSHRLSLQIEPEDGRSLHLWPNHDHSYRDVLIEYSSKTKAIRDLILGAMANLLKLDENYFTNRFTSKALALARLGYYPSCPRPDLVLGFKPHCDGGALSILFVEEHTRGLQVLKDGKWYDVLCEPYTLLINIAECMEIMSNGIFKSPTHRVLTNAVKERFSVVIFYGVDEETMIEPAPGLLDEKRLAKYRKVKSNDYYANVFGQFRQGKTIKDTLKV